From one Streptomyces sp. NBC_01478 genomic stretch:
- the sbnA gene encoding 2,3-diaminopropionate biosynthesis protein SbnA produces MAVISDPAEFNEDDLYVDLRAALELPLYLKCEGFNFAGSVKLKAATEMVNAAERAGILRPGSVLVESSSGNLGVALSVLAASRGYGFLCITDRRCNVPTVRLMEALGSTVHVIDQPDPHGGFLGARIAYVRALCASDERYVWLNQYTNQGNWRAHYRTTAPAIARRFPQLDVLFVGAGTTGTLMGCARWFWQGRRRVRIVAVDAVGSVTFGGEARPRMIPGLGTSVGSPFLDMSYIDDVIHVEEADTVQTCRRLAARGFLFGGSTGTVVSGAEQWLARHGRHGTTAVAIAPDLGERYLDTVYRNGWLEEEMPETAMLAAMSRSA; encoded by the coding sequence ATGGCTGTAATTTCCGATCCCGCGGAGTTCAACGAGGACGACCTCTACGTCGACCTGCGGGCCGCACTGGAACTGCCGCTCTATCTGAAATGCGAGGGCTTCAACTTCGCCGGCTCGGTCAAGCTGAAGGCGGCCACCGAGATGGTGAACGCCGCCGAGCGGGCCGGCATCCTGCGGCCCGGCTCGGTGCTGGTCGAGTCGTCGTCGGGCAACCTGGGGGTGGCGCTGAGCGTGCTCGCGGCGAGCCGCGGTTACGGGTTTCTCTGCATCACCGACAGACGCTGCAACGTGCCGACGGTGCGGCTGATGGAGGCGCTGGGCAGCACGGTCCACGTCATCGACCAGCCGGACCCGCACGGCGGTTTCCTGGGCGCCCGGATCGCGTACGTGCGGGCGCTGTGCGCCTCGGACGAGCGGTACGTGTGGCTCAACCAGTACACCAACCAAGGGAATTGGCGGGCGCACTACCGCACCACGGCACCCGCCATCGCGCGCCGGTTCCCGCAACTGGACGTGCTGTTCGTCGGCGCCGGCACCACCGGGACGCTGATGGGCTGCGCGCGCTGGTTCTGGCAGGGGCGGCGCCGGGTGCGGATCGTGGCCGTGGACGCCGTCGGCTCGGTCACCTTCGGCGGGGAGGCGCGGCCCCGGATGATCCCGGGGCTCGGCACCAGCGTGGGGTCGCCCTTCCTCGACATGTCGTACATCGACGACGTGATCCATGTCGAGGAGGCGGACACCGTGCAGACCTGCCGTCGGCTGGCCGCGCGGGGCTTCCTGTTCGGCGGGTCCACCGGCACGGTCGTCAGCGGGGCCGAGCAGTGGCTCGCGCGCCATGGGCGGCACGGCACGACGGCGGTGGCGATCGCTCCTGACCTGGGCGAACGCTATCTGGACACGGTGTACCGCAACGGCTGGCTTGAGGAGGAGATGCCCGAGACCGCGATGCTTGCGGCCATGTCCCGCTCGGCGTGA
- a CDS encoding putative leader peptide yields MSGTGIALVSRRHVDLGRMSSAICPAG; encoded by the coding sequence ATGTCCGGAACTGGAATTGCCTTGGTGAGTCGGCGACACGTCGACCTCGGCCGCATGTCCAGCGCCATCTGTCCGGCGGGCTAG
- a CDS encoding GNAT family N-acetyltransferase — MTNIPVTTWSLEQTDPSDLLPAVAPEGDVRIARSEVPSPEFSRYLYASVGGDILWIDRLGWTFAQWQEHLDRPGVETWVVYDRGTPAGYVELEPQDDGVVEIVYFGLIPAFRGRRLGGHLLAYGAARAWDLADRWPGLPPTKRVWLHTCSLDGVHAMDNYQRRGFKLFDTQVEEMTQAPTPGPWPGAYRV, encoded by the coding sequence ATGACGAACATCCCCGTGACCACCTGGTCCCTGGAGCAGACCGACCCGAGCGACCTCCTCCCGGCCGTCGCGCCGGAGGGGGACGTGCGGATCGCCCGCTCCGAGGTGCCCTCCCCCGAGTTCAGCCGCTATCTGTACGCGTCCGTCGGCGGGGACATCCTCTGGATCGACCGGCTCGGCTGGACGTTCGCGCAGTGGCAGGAGCACCTGGACCGGCCGGGCGTGGAGACCTGGGTCGTGTACGACCGGGGCACGCCCGCCGGGTACGTGGAACTGGAGCCGCAGGACGACGGCGTCGTCGAGATCGTCTACTTCGGCCTGATCCCCGCCTTCCGCGGCCGCCGCCTCGGCGGCCACCTCCTCGCGTACGGCGCCGCCCGCGCCTGGGACCTCGCCGACCGCTGGCCGGGGCTGCCACCCACCAAGCGGGTCTGGCTGCATACCTGCAGCCTGGACGGCGTGCACGCGATGGACAACTACCAGCGCCGGGGCTTCAAGCTCTTCGACACCCAGGTCGAGGAGATGACCCAGGCGCCCACACCGGGCCCCTGGCCGGGCGCCTATCGCGTGTGA
- the sbnB gene encoding 2,3-diaminopropionate biosynthesis protein SbnB: protein MSIETPSFAVVSGAQVQQALAGRESEIADLVEATYRLHGAGESVNPPSYFLRFPDRPSSRIIALPASLGGPSRVDGLKWISSFPGNTGSGLPRASAVLILNDPDTGYPYACLESSVISATRTASSAALAADRLSRGRTRPLRVGFVGTGLIARYIHTHLLGTGWEFEETGVHDLSADSAEGFRGYLERSGAPGRITVHDKLEGLVRSSDLVVFATIAGSPHVHDPAWFDHHPLVLHVSLRDLDPAILLESANFVDDVEHCLKADTSPHLAEQATGGREFIDGTLDDVLTGRVTVPADRTVVFSPFGLGVLDLAVGRFVHDEVVRRGELQVVDGFFHELRRYG from the coding sequence ATGAGCATCGAGACGCCGTCGTTCGCGGTCGTCAGCGGCGCACAGGTCCAACAGGCCCTGGCCGGACGGGAGTCGGAGATCGCCGACCTCGTGGAGGCCACCTACCGGCTGCACGGCGCGGGCGAGTCGGTGAACCCGCCGTCGTACTTCCTGCGCTTCCCGGACCGTCCGTCGTCCCGGATCATCGCGCTGCCCGCGTCACTCGGGGGGCCGTCGCGGGTGGACGGTCTGAAGTGGATCTCCAGTTTCCCGGGGAACACCGGGTCGGGGCTGCCCAGGGCCTCGGCGGTGCTGATCCTCAACGACCCGGACACCGGCTATCCGTACGCCTGCCTGGAGAGTTCGGTGATCAGCGCGACCCGTACGGCGAGCTCGGCGGCCCTCGCGGCCGACCGGCTCAGCCGGGGCCGGACGCGGCCGCTGCGGGTCGGGTTCGTCGGGACGGGCCTGATCGCCCGCTACATCCACACCCATCTCCTCGGCACCGGCTGGGAGTTCGAGGAGACGGGCGTGCACGACCTGTCCGCGGACAGCGCGGAGGGGTTCCGGGGGTATCTGGAGCGGTCGGGCGCACCGGGGCGGATCACCGTGCACGACAAGCTCGAGGGCCTGGTGCGCTCCAGCGATCTGGTGGTGTTCGCGACGATCGCCGGCTCGCCCCATGTGCACGATCCGGCCTGGTTCGACCACCATCCGCTGGTCCTGCACGTGTCGTTGCGGGATCTCGACCCGGCGATCCTGCTCGAGTCCGCCAACTTCGTGGACGACGTCGAGCACTGCCTGAAGGCCGACACCTCGCCGCATCTGGCCGAACAGGCCACCGGGGGGCGGGAGTTCATCGACGGCACGCTGGACGACGTACTGACCGGGCGAGTGACCGTACCGGCCGACCGGACGGTGGTGTTCTCGCCCTTCGGGCTCGGGGTGCTCGACCTCGCGGTCGGCAGGTTCGTCCATGACGAAGTGGTTCGGCGGGGCGAACTCCAGGTCGTCGACGGCTTCTTCCACGAGCTGCGCCGGTACGGCTGA
- a CDS encoding acyl-CoA dehydrogenase family protein — protein MARTTHTVTNQPPPLVGHDVFSTDRVLTEAVERHTAPGLLDEVRDDLSALGRAAGSAQVQEWGAQADANPPGLRTHDRYGHRIDEVEFHPAWHRLLGKGVAAGLTAAWNRPAGHVRRAAGLLVWTQVEAGNICPLSMTHAAVPALRADPALAAEWEPRLTSMVYDRGLRPAHLKAGVVFGMGMTEKQGGSDVRANTTAAHPLAEEGTYELTGHKWFCSAPMSDGFLVLAQAPGGLTCFLVPRVLEDGTRNVFLLQRLKDKLGNRSNASAEVEFDGTWARRVGDEGDGVRTIIGMVAATRLDCVLGSAGLMRQAVAQAVHHTIHREAFGGRLFDKPLMRNVLADLALESEAATALGLRLAAAYDDGGEQELAFLRLAVPAAKYWVTKRCSPVAVEAAECLGGNGYVEESGLPRLVRESPLNSIWEGAGNVQALDALRALRREPRALNAFLVEVGRVRGADHRLDGAMKNLLTEFADLDGIEGRARRVVERMALVLQGALLVQHAPPEVADAFCASRLGGDWGTTFGTLPPSLDLASIVERARPET, from the coding sequence ATGGCACGCACCACCCACACCGTGACCAACCAGCCTCCCCCACTGGTCGGCCACGACGTCTTCAGCACCGACCGCGTCCTGACGGAGGCGGTCGAGCGCCACACCGCACCCGGACTGCTGGACGAGGTCCGGGACGATCTCTCCGCCCTGGGCCGCGCAGCCGGCTCGGCCCAGGTCCAGGAGTGGGGTGCGCAGGCCGACGCCAACCCCCCGGGCCTGCGCACCCACGACCGCTACGGCCACCGGATCGACGAGGTGGAGTTCCATCCGGCCTGGCACCGGCTGCTCGGCAAGGGCGTCGCCGCCGGGCTGACCGCCGCCTGGAACCGCCCGGCCGGACATGTCCGCCGGGCGGCCGGACTGCTGGTCTGGACCCAGGTCGAGGCGGGCAACATCTGCCCGCTGTCGATGACCCACGCGGCGGTGCCAGCCCTGCGCGCCGATCCCGCGCTGGCCGCCGAGTGGGAGCCACGGCTGACGTCCATGGTCTACGACCGTGGGCTGCGGCCCGCCCACCTCAAGGCCGGGGTGGTCTTCGGGATGGGCATGACGGAGAAGCAGGGCGGCAGCGACGTCCGCGCGAACACGACGGCGGCGCACCCGCTCGCCGAGGAGGGGACGTACGAGCTGACCGGCCACAAGTGGTTCTGCTCGGCGCCCATGTCGGACGGTTTCCTGGTACTGGCGCAGGCACCGGGCGGGCTCACCTGCTTCCTGGTGCCCCGGGTGCTGGAGGACGGCACCCGCAACGTGTTCCTCCTCCAGCGGCTCAAGGACAAGCTGGGCAACCGGTCGAACGCCTCCGCCGAGGTCGAGTTCGACGGGACCTGGGCGCGCCGGGTCGGGGACGAGGGGGACGGGGTGCGGACCATCATCGGGATGGTCGCGGCGACCCGGCTCGACTGTGTGCTCGGCTCGGCCGGTCTGATGCGGCAGGCCGTCGCGCAGGCCGTCCATCACACCATCCACCGCGAGGCGTTCGGCGGCAGGCTGTTCGACAAGCCGCTGATGCGCAACGTCCTGGCGGATCTCGCCCTGGAGTCGGAGGCGGCGACCGCGCTCGGACTCAGACTCGCGGCGGCCTACGACGACGGTGGCGAACAGGAGCTGGCGTTCCTGCGGTTGGCGGTGCCGGCCGCCAAGTACTGGGTGACCAAGCGCTGTTCGCCGGTCGCGGTCGAGGCGGCGGAGTGCCTGGGCGGCAACGGCTACGTCGAGGAGTCCGGACTGCCGCGCCTGGTGCGGGAGTCGCCGCTCAACTCGATCTGGGAGGGCGCGGGGAACGTACAGGCCCTCGACGCACTGCGGGCGTTGCGGCGCGAACCGCGGGCGCTGAACGCCTTCCTGGTCGAGGTCGGCCGGGTGCGCGGCGCCGATCACCGGCTCGACGGGGCGATGAAGAACCTGCTCACCGAGTTCGCCGACCTGGACGGCATCGAGGGCCGCGCCCGGCGCGTGGTCGAGCGGATGGCGCTGGTGCTGCAAGGGGCGTTGCTCGTCCAGCACGCGCCGCCCGAGGTCGCCGACGCGTTCTGCGCGTCCCGGCTGGGCGGCGACTGGGGCACCACCTTCGGGACCCTGCCGCCGAGTCTCGACCTGGCCTCGATCGTGGAGCGGGCGCGGCCGGAGACCTGA
- a CDS encoding helix-turn-helix domain-containing protein, translating into MANPPAGLPQRTTVDAARTARMLSDARHATVFGQRARIAPRPVIEESWERALRGGTHPDHDLRTGVLSREEVERRRGTSPLRHVLPVLREGLVSVADAAHHIVLVADDEGRALWREGSAAVLRKADEVGIEVGTDWREDVIGTNGLGTPAVVRRPVQVFAGEHLSRALAAFTCAGAPIIDPRNGRLIGVVDVSGPLETMHPATLAWVDSVAKLAEARLRELHLTSLERLRAVAAPILPRLGGRALVVDRDGWTAAVTGMPYVKRIALPKSPSGGRRWVPSLGLCSLEPLAGGWLIRVADDPVPGAAPRIVLDLALPRRWSVTVYGGAGSWTHELSPRHAELLYLLALHPAGRSAAALAEDMFGDPGRTVTVRAEMSRVRRYLGALLEHRPYRFREDAEVEVVLPKDPRELLPHSAAPGVARGRASVQVP; encoded by the coding sequence ATGGCGAACCCGCCGGCCGGACTGCCGCAGCGCACCACCGTCGACGCGGCGCGGACGGCCCGGATGTTGAGCGACGCCCGGCACGCCACGGTCTTCGGACAGCGCGCCCGCATCGCTCCGCGCCCGGTCATCGAGGAGTCCTGGGAGCGCGCGTTACGCGGCGGGACCCACCCCGACCACGATCTGCGGACCGGAGTGCTGTCCCGTGAGGAGGTCGAACGGCGGCGCGGCACAAGCCCGTTGCGGCACGTCCTGCCGGTGCTGCGGGAGGGCCTGGTGTCGGTCGCGGACGCCGCCCACCACATCGTGCTGGTCGCCGACGACGAGGGCCGCGCGCTGTGGCGGGAGGGCAGCGCCGCCGTGCTGCGCAAGGCCGACGAGGTCGGCATCGAGGTCGGCACCGACTGGCGCGAGGACGTCATCGGCACCAACGGCCTGGGCACCCCGGCGGTCGTACGGCGGCCCGTGCAGGTCTTCGCCGGCGAGCATCTCTCGCGCGCGCTGGCCGCGTTCACCTGCGCGGGCGCCCCGATCATCGACCCCAGGAACGGCCGACTGATCGGGGTCGTCGATGTCAGCGGTCCGCTGGAGACCATGCATCCGGCCACCCTCGCCTGGGTCGACTCGGTGGCCAAACTCGCCGAGGCCCGGCTGCGCGAACTGCATCTGACCTCGCTGGAGCGGCTGCGCGCGGTGGCGGCGCCGATCCTGCCCAGGCTGGGCGGCCGGGCCCTGGTGGTGGACCGGGACGGCTGGACCGCCGCGGTCACCGGAATGCCGTACGTGAAGCGGATCGCGCTGCCCAAGTCGCCCTCCGGGGGCCGCCGTTGGGTGCCCTCGCTCGGGCTGTGCTCGCTGGAGCCGCTGGCCGGGGGCTGGTTGATCCGCGTCGCCGACGATCCGGTGCCCGGCGCCGCCCCCCGGATCGTCCTCGACCTCGCGCTGCCGCGCCGCTGGTCGGTGACGGTCTACGGCGGCGCGGGCTCCTGGACCCATGAACTGAGCCCGCGGCACGCCGAGTTGCTCTACCTCCTGGCCCTGCACCCGGCCGGCCGCAGCGCCGCGGCCCTGGCCGAGGACATGTTCGGCGACCCCGGCCGCACGGTGACGGTGCGGGCCGAGATGTCGCGGGTACGGCGCTATCTCGGGGCGCTCCTGGAGCACCGGCCCTACCGCTTCCGCGAGGACGCCGAGGTCGAGGTGGTGCTGCCGAAGGACCCGCGCGAGCTGCTGCCGCACTCGGCGGCACCGGGGGTGGCCAGGGGCCGGGCGTCGGTCCAAGTGCCGTAG
- a CDS encoding TauD/TfdA family dioxygenase: MSLSSATLLNSVALSPDSPPLLHADVGSDPVGWTAGHRAALRSVVAEHGCVLVRGLGLSDPAGAETVFRRLTDSLMADREPFAPRRTYAEGVYSATKWPTDQPMCQHHELSYALEFPGLLLFACLEAPAQGGATPVADAEAVLGSLPVPLVERFEREGWMLTRTYHEEIGASVAEAFGTDDRATVERYCRAQGIEFAWQHDGSLRTRQRRAAVLRHPVTGRRCWFNQIAFLNEWTMEPEVREYLVDVYGADALPFNTRFGNGDPVGADIVAAINEAYDAHVKREPWRSGDLLLVDNIRTAHGREPFEGPREVLAGLGDPVRPADLAPSAGGRAA, encoded by the coding sequence ATGTCGCTCTCTTCCGCGACGCTGCTCAACTCCGTGGCCCTGAGCCCGGACAGCCCACCCCTCCTGCACGCCGACGTCGGATCGGACCCGGTCGGCTGGACCGCCGGACACCGCGCGGCACTGCGTTCCGTCGTCGCCGAGCACGGCTGCGTCCTGGTCCGCGGGCTGGGCCTCTCCGACCCGGCCGGGGCCGAGACCGTCTTCCGGCGGCTCACCGACTCCCTGATGGCCGACCGGGAGCCGTTCGCGCCCCGCCGTACCTACGCGGAGGGCGTGTACTCCGCCACGAAGTGGCCGACCGACCAACCGATGTGCCAGCACCACGAGTTGAGCTACGCCCTGGAGTTCCCCGGCCTGCTGCTCTTCGCCTGCCTGGAGGCGCCGGCACAGGGCGGCGCGACCCCGGTCGCCGACGCCGAGGCCGTCCTCGGCTCACTGCCCGTACCGCTGGTGGAGCGGTTCGAGCGGGAGGGCTGGATGCTGACCCGGACGTACCACGAGGAGATCGGGGCGTCGGTCGCCGAGGCCTTCGGCACCGACGACCGCGCCACCGTGGAGCGCTACTGCCGCGCCCAGGGCATCGAGTTCGCCTGGCAGCACGACGGTTCGCTGCGCACCCGGCAGCGCCGCGCCGCCGTCCTGCGGCACCCGGTCACCGGCCGCCGTTGCTGGTTCAACCAGATCGCGTTCCTGAACGAGTGGACGATGGAGCCCGAAGTGCGCGAGTACCTGGTCGACGTCTACGGCGCGGACGCGCTGCCCTTCAACACCCGCTTCGGCAACGGCGATCCGGTCGGCGCGGACATCGTGGCGGCCATCAACGAGGCCTACGACGCGCACGTCAAACGCGAGCCGTGGCGCTCGGGGGATCTGCTGCTGGTGGACAACATCCGTACCGCGCACGGCCGGGAGCCGTTCGAGGGGCCGCGCGAGGTGCTCGCCGGGCTCGGCGATCCGGTGCGGCCCGCGGACCTCGCCCCGTCGGCCGGCGGGAGGGCGGCATGA
- a CDS encoding non-ribosomal peptide synthetase, whose protein sequence is MEIIPRWTLTPVPGVAEYEVSLPDGLLITPAELKAAHARVLGALSGEPAEEDPALRVSVTGRTLRLRYRTEVLDAEAAARIAGYHLTALTEPDRPVLLSDAELRFQLDELAGPRRELPDRRVHELFEDMVTVCPDAVAAVQGERQWTYRELNSRANQLSRALLSRGLTREGVVAVVLERNLDWMAAVLAVFKAGGVYLPVEPHFPADRVARVLERAGCALVLTERGSDGALDHPAQGTLYVDEAYAEGHSDGDLGIAVQPGQLAYIYFTSGSTGEPKGAMCEHAGFLNHVFAKLDDLGIGAGQVVAQTAPQCFDISLWQLVCAPLVGGRTLLVEQDVILDVARFVDTVDEGHVNVLQVVPSYLEAVLAELERQPRQLPELRCVSVTGEAVKKELVERWFAARPGVRLVNAYGLTETSDDTNHEVMDRAPDGARVPLGRPVSNVRVYVVDEDLVPVPLGAPGEIVFSGVCVGRGYVNDPERTRAAFTEDPYRPGERLYRSGDHGRWRPDGKLEFLGRRDSQVKIRGFRIEIGEIENALLRVDGVRDGAVVVVRGTQLVAFCTGARPVEAAAVRERLAESLPAYMVPSVVHWRASLPLTANGKTDRRTLTALAGDLDAVGDGPDTPAERRLADAWAAVLGIPADRIGRQDHFFDRGGTSLAAVKLAVALDRAISLKDVTRHPVLADLAGLLDPPVSS, encoded by the coding sequence ATGGAGATCATTCCGCGGTGGACGCTCACTCCGGTGCCCGGTGTGGCGGAGTACGAAGTGTCCCTGCCCGACGGGCTGTTGATCACGCCCGCCGAACTGAAGGCCGCCCATGCCAGGGTCCTCGGCGCGCTGTCCGGCGAACCCGCCGAAGAGGACCCGGCGTTGCGGGTGAGCGTCACCGGCCGCACACTGCGGCTGCGGTACCGCACCGAGGTCCTCGACGCCGAGGCCGCCGCCCGGATCGCGGGCTATCACCTGACCGCGCTGACCGAGCCGGACCGGCCGGTCCTGCTGTCGGACGCCGAACTCCGCTTCCAGTTGGACGAGTTGGCGGGTCCGCGGCGCGAACTGCCGGACCGGCGGGTGCACGAGCTGTTCGAGGACATGGTGACGGTGTGCCCGGACGCGGTCGCCGCCGTGCAGGGCGAGCGGCAGTGGACCTACCGGGAGCTCAACTCCCGGGCGAACCAACTGAGTCGGGCGCTGCTCTCCCGGGGACTGACCCGCGAGGGTGTCGTCGCCGTGGTCCTGGAGCGGAACCTGGACTGGATGGCCGCCGTGCTCGCCGTGTTCAAGGCGGGCGGGGTGTATCTGCCCGTCGAGCCGCACTTCCCGGCCGACCGGGTCGCGCGAGTGCTGGAGCGCGCCGGGTGCGCACTGGTGCTGACCGAGCGCGGCAGCGACGGCGCGCTGGACCACCCGGCCCAGGGCACGCTCTACGTCGACGAGGCGTACGCCGAGGGCCACTCGGACGGTGATCTCGGGATCGCGGTCCAGCCCGGTCAACTCGCCTACATCTACTTCACGTCCGGCTCCACGGGTGAGCCCAAGGGCGCGATGTGCGAGCACGCGGGGTTCCTCAACCATGTGTTCGCCAAGCTCGACGACCTGGGGATCGGGGCCGGGCAGGTGGTCGCGCAGACCGCCCCGCAGTGCTTCGACATCTCCCTGTGGCAGTTGGTCTGCGCGCCGCTCGTGGGCGGGCGGACGCTGCTGGTGGAGCAGGACGTGATCCTGGACGTGGCGCGGTTCGTCGACACGGTCGACGAAGGGCACGTGAACGTGCTCCAGGTCGTGCCGTCGTATCTGGAGGCGGTCCTGGCCGAGTTGGAGCGGCAGCCGCGTCAACTCCCCGAGCTGCGCTGTGTGTCGGTGACCGGGGAGGCGGTGAAGAAGGAGCTCGTGGAGCGCTGGTTCGCGGCGCGGCCCGGGGTGCGGCTCGTCAACGCCTATGGTTTGACGGAGACTTCGGACGACACCAACCACGAGGTCATGGACCGGGCGCCGGACGGGGCCCGTGTCCCGCTCGGGCGGCCCGTCTCCAATGTGCGGGTGTACGTCGTCGACGAGGATCTGGTGCCCGTGCCGCTGGGGGCGCCCGGCGAGATCGTCTTCTCCGGTGTGTGTGTCGGCCGGGGGTACGTCAACGATCCCGAGCGGACCAGGGCGGCCTTCACCGAGGACCCGTACCGGCCCGGCGAGCGGCTGTACCGCAGCGGCGACCACGGGCGCTGGCGCCCTGACGGGAAGCTGGAGTTCCTGGGGCGCCGGGACAGCCAGGTGAAGATCCGCGGCTTCCGCATCGAGATCGGCGAGATCGAGAACGCGCTGCTGCGGGTGGACGGGGTGCGGGACGGCGCGGTGGTCGTCGTGCGCGGGACGCAACTGGTGGCGTTCTGCACGGGTGCGCGGCCCGTGGAGGCCGCCGCCGTGCGCGAACGGCTCGCCGAGTCGCTGCCCGCGTACATGGTGCCGTCGGTCGTGCACTGGCGGGCGTCGCTGCCGCTGACGGCCAACGGCAAGACCGACCGGCGGACGCTGACCGCGCTCGCCGGTGACCTGGACGCCGTGGGCGACGGGCCCGACACGCCCGCCGAGCGCCGGCTGGCGGACGCGTGGGCGGCGGTGCTGGGGATCCCGGCCGACCGGATCGGCCGCCAGGACCACTTCTTCGACCGCGGCGGCACCTCGCTGGCCGCGGTGAAGCTGGCGGTCGCCCTCGACCGGGCGATCAGCCTCAAGGACGTCACCCGTCACCCGGTCCTCGCGGACCTGGCCGGACTGCTGGACCCGCCCGTCTCTTCCTGA